In the genome of Deinococcus sp. QL22, one region contains:
- a CDS encoding phosphopantetheine-binding protein codes for MITPEQRAQLVTIIDRVTQRTQSIHDDSLLQDDLGLTSLNFIELIVEIEQDFNVTVPDEMLTADAIRSFGDLLNLISRNDTIADFTKA; via the coding sequence ATGATTACGCCTGAACAACGCGCCCAGCTTGTCACGATCATCGACCGCGTCACCCAACGTACGCAAAGCATTCATGATGACAGTCTGCTGCAAGATGACCTCGGGCTCACCTCGTTGAATTTTATTGAGCTAATTGTTGAGATTGAGCAAGACTTCAATGTGACGGTGCCCGACGAAATGCTGACCGCAGATGCTATTCGATCCTTCGGCGACCTGCTCAATCTCATCTCGCGCAACGACACAATCGCCGATTTTACGAAGGCCTAG
- the ribA gene encoding GTP cyclohydrolase II: protein MTQFAYRAARAQLPSQFGDFRIEVIEAQDEQLVVLTCGTPGEENVLVRLHSECLTGDVFGSLRCDCRDQLLASMQAIKEAGHGYVFYLRQEGRGIGLYHKILAYALQEEGLDTVQANQQLGLPVDARSYELATRVLKNFGVRSIRLLTNNPDKIAACEAAGLAVTERISIEGVENPFNRSYLTTKRDLLGHTLRNVTGKDDLVTVENE from the coding sequence ATGACACAATTCGCATACCGCGCTGCCCGAGCGCAACTTCCGTCGCAGTTTGGTGATTTCCGTATTGAAGTTATCGAGGCTCAAGATGAACAGCTGGTGGTGCTAACCTGCGGTACACCTGGAGAGGAAAACGTCTTGGTTCGTTTGCACTCTGAGTGCCTAACGGGTGACGTGTTCGGCTCGCTTCGATGTGACTGCCGCGACCAGCTGCTCGCATCAATGCAAGCCATCAAAGAGGCCGGTCATGGCTACGTGTTTTACCTTCGACAAGAAGGTCGAGGAATCGGGCTGTACCACAAAATCCTTGCCTACGCGTTGCAGGAGGAAGGCTTGGACACGGTGCAAGCCAATCAACAACTTGGGTTACCCGTTGATGCAAGAAGTTATGAGCTTGCGACACGCGTCTTGAAGAATTTTGGGGTGCGCTCAATCAGACTACTCACCAACAATCCAGACAAGATCGCCGCGTGCGAAGCAGCTGGTTTAGCAGTTACTGAACGGATTTCTATTGAAGGTGTGGAGAATCCGTTCAATCGCTCGTACCTCACCACCAAGCGGGACTTGCTCGGCCATACGCTCCGAAACGTGACCGGCAAAGATGACTTGGTTACGGTGGAAAACGAATGA